CGCCGCTCGCGCGGCGTGACGGCCGTCCATCGTGAAGTGCCCGCCTATCGGCAACACCGCCAGCTGCGGACGGTAGAGTTCGCCGATCAGCGTCATGTCGCCGAACAACGCGGTATCGCCGGCAAAGTAGACCGATCGCCCGTCCTCCAGGACGATCACGTATCCCACCGGGATGCCGGCGTTTTCAATACGGTCGCCCACACGCAGCGAGGTCGTGTGCTTGGCCTCCACCATGCTGACCGACACTCCGCCCACCGCGACCGTACCGCCGAGATTCATTCCGACCGCACGCTCTTCCGGCAGTCCCAACTCGGCTAGCGCCCAGACGGCTTCGAGCACCGCCACAACCCTGGCCCCGGGGTTGGCGGCGGCGGTGGAGAGCAGATCGGCGACGTGATCGTCGTGTCCATGCGTGATGAGGATCGCGTCGATTCCTTCCTGGACGTGCTCGTCGGCCGGGCAGGTGGGATTGCCGGCCAGCCAGGGGTCGATCAGGATCGACCGGCCCTCGGGCGAAGTGAGACGAAACGTTCCGTGGCCAAGCCACTTCAAACGTGCAGAGTCCATGTTGCTAGTCCGGCGCCAATCGGGGAACGCGCACCAATACCATTAGAAAGTAGCCGTTTCCAGCAGAACCAAGCTCGATTCTTCCCGGCCGCCGGGGAACGCCATGCACACCTGGCTTGAATCAGAACACCGCATGCACTTGACCGGCGGTGACTCCAACCGCCGCGTGCAGGTGCTGGTGGCGTTGGCGATGGCCCTGCTGGTGGCGCTGCAGGCCCAGGAACTGAACATCTTCACGGTGACCCTTGTTGGCGGTTTCGTTGTCTGGATCCTCACCCTGGTGATCCGGCGCAACGTCGAAGTGGTTTTCGACCGCCAGTTCAAGATCGTCGTCATCCGCCAACACGACCTTTTCGGTTGGTTTTCGTTTCGCGACGAGGTCTTTGAGTTCTCGCAGCTGGAGGCGATTCCGGTGGTCTCGCGGCGGCGCTACGTGGCATTCGGGGCCGAGACCCTGTGGTTGCTGGGAATCAAATTCTTCGCTGAGGATTTCATCGCGGTCGGCACCGTGCACGGCGAGGCGCGGCAGATCGAAGACGTGCTGGCCGAAATCGGTCAGTTCCTCAACCAGCCGCTGGCCCAGGATTCTTTCGAAGCCGGATCGCGGCTGAATTCAGGACCGCAGAGCCTGGTTGCCGAGATTCTTGATTCGGAAGCTACCGTTCGGCTCGGTCAGGCCGCCTGCCTGGCGATGATCCTGCTCTCGCTCTACGCCGCCCCAGGAATGGCCATTTACTACCTGATCGCACTGGTGCTGGGGACCTGGTTCGACTGGTTGGCGCGGCGCTCCGATCGAGCCTGAGCAAGGCAAATTAGAAACGATTCGTTGACCGGCCCGATCGCCGTTCAGGGCCCGCATTGCGATGCGGGTGCTGGCGACAACCGCTTTCGCCCGCACTCAAAGTTCTACCGCAGCGGCTCACTCGGAGCGGACAGTGAGAGGGGTTTGAATCGCCGCTGGATCGACCCAATCGCTGGATCTCGCCGAATCGGCAGAATTCCCAGCCAAATGGTTCTCGACAAGTGAGTCCAAAGCTCGGACGCTGGACGGGGGTCGGCGTAGTCGTAGCACTTATCCTGGTTACCACCGCTCTCACCACGCTGGTCAATCAGGCCTTCTTCGCGCCAACCGATGCCGGTGCGGCCGCACCCCCACAGGTCGATTCGCTTCCCGATTCCGGGCATGCCGAAGACGATCCCCGAGCGGTTGAAGCAGCGGCGGACCCGGTTGCGACTGAACCAAGCGCCCCGACAGCTGCTTCGGGCTTGACCGCCGCGGCGGATGCGACGGCAGACTCCGGTGAATCCGGAATCGCCATGGGGGCAGCCGGTGATGAGGAGTCCGACGCAATGGAACCGGAGCCGGGCGCCGGTGAGATTGCACCCAGCATCGGGACGGCCGATGCCGGTCGCTCCCACCCCTCCCATACCGAATCGCCGGAACCTGCGCCGACGCTGTGCGTGGTCGCCGACGGGGATCCAGAAAAGCTGTATTGGAAATTCGTCGAGTTTCACGCCGAACGGGCAGCCGATATCGTCGGCGTGCATCTGGATTACGCGACCCACCCTGAAGCCGCCGCAAGGGTTCAGGCGATTGAGGAGTGCGTCCGGAGCGGCGCGCCGATGATCCTGGCCACCCTGGCCGACCCCCAAGAAATCGTTCCGGCGATGCGCGCGGCGGCCGAACTGGGCGTGCGGATCGCCAGTTTCGGCGCGGGGGCCGAGCACGCGGACGATGCCGGTTCGCTAATCCACGTCTCGATTGACGACGCGGCGGCCGCTCGCCGCGCGGCCGATCAATTCACCTCCGCCGGAGTGTCCGGTGCAGTGCTCTGCTTGATCCCCAACGGCGTCGAAGAGTCTCGCCGTCACATCTGCGATGAACTCCGATTGACTTTCACGGGCGGAGCAGTCGATGCGCATCAGCTCGCCGCAACCGATCCGGGCAGGCAGATTGAGGATTTGTTGGCGGCCGCGCCGCAAACTGCCGGACTGCTGGTGCTTGAGGCCGATCTTCTGCCGCACGCAATTGAGGCGATGGCCAACGCCCAAATCGCGCCCGTGCTGGGTTCGATCGGCGAATTCCCGTTAAACAAGCTCCCGTTTGACCAGCGCGATCAGATAGCTTTCACGGTGATGGACCTAGCCCGATTCGAGATTTTGTTGGCCGCCGCCGCACTGCGGCTGATGCACACCTACCACCCGAACGCTAGGTTTTTCGAAGGGGCCATGATTTTCGAAGGCCAACCGAACGTCCACACCGGCGGGCCGCGCGGTGGCCACGAAAGACCAGCCAGCGGCGTGGAACCCGCACCAGGAAGCGACGGCCACGACCACAGCCACGACCACGTTGACGGGGAGGGTGGCGAAGACCACCACTGAACCGCAACCCCGGCTCTTGAGAAACGGTGGCGGCGGTCGCTTGAGTTCCGGCCTGAGCCGGGGATGGGCTGGCTAGCCGGGCCGGCGCAGCGCGGAAACAACCCTGGGTGGCGATATCGGCAAATCGCGGAGCCGCTTTCCGGTCGCGCGCGCGACCGCATCGGCCGCGGCTGCCGGCGCGGCCACGATCGGCGCCTCGCCGACACCGCGCACCCCGAACGGGTGCGCTGGGTTTGGGACCTCGACGATGATGGCCTCGATAAGGGGAAGGTCCAGCGCGGTCGGCGTGCGGTAGTCGAGCAATGAATCGTTGGCCATCACGCCTGAATCGTCGTACCAGTACTCCTCCAGCAGGGCCCAACCGGCACCCTGGGCGACTGCGCCCTGCATCTGCCCTTCCACGTATGGCGGGTAAATCGCCCGACCGGCGTCCTGGGCCACCGTCCAACGCAGCACGTCGCACTTGCCGGTCTCCAGATCCACCTCGACGTCACAGGCATGGATCGCGTACGAGGGCGCTTTCACCGTGGGGGCCACCGTGGCGGTGGCGGTCGGCAACTGGCCGGCGGCGGCCAGTTGGGCGGCCGCGTCGGAAAATTCAATTCGCCGGTCGGACTCTGAAAACACCCCGTCGGAAAATTCGACATTCTCCGGGTCGGCGCCCCAGAGTTCGGCCAGTCTTTCTCTCATTTCGGCGACCAGGTTCCGTCCGGCCAGGATGGCCGCTTGCCCGGTCACGTTGGTGGTCCGCGAACCACCGGTCGAGTGGTTGAATCCCACCGAGTCGGTGTCGACGACCACCGGCTGGATGGTACTGACGTCGACCCCCAGTACTTCGGCCAGCTGCAAAGCGATCGAAGTCCGCGAACCGCCGATATCCACCGAACCCTCGGTCAACGTGACTGAGCCGTCGGCGTGCAGGCGCAGGTCAAGCGAGGACTCGAAGGTGTTGTTGCGCCACATGCCGCTGGCAAACCCGCGCCCGCGGGCCTTGCCCGGACCGCTCGGCTCGCCAAGGGGGCTCTGCCAGTGGTCGCTCTGCTCGATCGCATCAAGGCATTCGACATTGCCCGAAATCGGCAGCGCGGTGCCGTCGGCGCGCCAGGCGCCGGCCACGGCGGCGTTGCGGCGCCGCAATTCGAGCGGGTCGATGCCGAGCGCGTCCCCGATCTCGTTCATCAGCGTTTCGACCGCAAAGCTCGTCAGCGGGGCGCCGGGGGCGCGGTAGGCGTGGACGTGCGGCTTGTTCACCAGCACCTCCCAGCCCTCGATTTCCACGTTCTCCAGCCAGTAGGGCCCGAAGGCCATCAGCATCGCCTGGAAGAGCGGCGATCCGGGGTGCATCCCGGACTCGAGCACCACTTCGGCGCGGGCCGCGGTTATCACTCCCTGGTCGTCGACCCCGACCTTCACCTTCGTGCGGCTGGCCGAGGTCGGACCGGTGGCCCGCAGGACGTCCGAACGGCTCATCGTCATCTTCACCGGACGGGCGCACTTGCGCGCCAGCAAAGCCGCCGGCAGCTCGAGGTAGGAGGTAAGTTTTCCGCCGAAACCGCCGCCGATCTCCATGGGGTGGACCCGGATGCGGGCCGGCGAAAGATCCAGCAGCTCGGCTAGCTCGGCGCGGATCGCGAACGCCCCCTGCGACGAGCACCAGACTTCCAGTTGACCGTCTTCAAGCCAACGCGCGGTGGCGTTGTGCGGTTCGATGTAACCCTGATGGACGGTGGCGGTCGAGTACTCGCGCTCCAAGACCAGGCTGGCGGCATCGAAACCGGCTTCCGGGTCGCCCTGGCCAACCAACGAATGGACCGCCAAGTTGGAGGGTTGTTCGTCCTGGCGGCCGTCGTGGTCGGTGTAGACGTCTGGCTGAATCAACGGCGCCCCCGGAGCCATTGCCTCTGCCGCCGACATCAGCGGCGGCAGCAATTCGAATTCGACGTTTATCAGGCGTGTCGCAAACTCGGCGGTGTGCGGATCAGTGGCCGCCACGGCCGCGATTGCGTGCCCGTCGTAGAGAACCTTTTCGCGCGCCAGCATGTTCTGCGACTTGTAGGAAATGCGGGCGTCGATCCCTTCCCCCAGTTCGGCCAGGTGGTCGTCGATCTGAGGGAGGTCGGAGGCCGAGGCGACCGCCAGCACGCCGGGCAGGGACAACGCCTCGGAGAAATCTATCGACACGATCCGGGCGTGGGCGTGCGGGGAGCGCAACATTGCCCCGTAGGCCAGGTTGCCGGGAAATACGTCCGCGCCGTAGCAGGCGCGACCGGTCACCTTGTCGACGCCGTCGTGGCGTACCGGACTGGTCCCGATCGACTTGAATCCGGTCGTCGCTCCTTCTTTCGGTCGTCCCGTGACCACTGCCATTGACAATTTCCCCTGAATTCGATCGCGGCCCGGCCGCGCGGGTCTATGCTGACCAATTTTGCTGTCCGACGGTACCGGTTCGCCCGGCCCTATCGCATTCGCCGGATCAGTCTCCGGTAACGACTACTGGCTCGCGGACTCCGTCAACCTGCGCACAACTTCATCGTGGAGCCGACCATTGGTGGCAATCTGGGGGCCCGCCGCACGGTCGCCGGTCCCATCCGCATCGGTGAATCGGCCACCCGATTCCTCGACTATCGGGATCAGCGCGGCCACGTCCCACGGGCTCAGGTCGGCGCCATCGATCATCACGTCCGCCGAACCCTCCGCCACGAGGCAGAACCCCCAGAAATCGCCGAACGCCCGCACCCGCCAGGCAACGTCGAGCAGGCCCCGCGCACCGGGCCAGCAATCGAGCGTCGCGACAATGTCGCCGCAGGAGACCTGTGCCTCGGCGAGGTTGTCAACCGAAGACACTTGGATTTGCTCAATTTCGTCATGGATCTGCCCGCCGGCAGAACCGCGGAAGGCGCCCAATCCGCGGCCCGCCCACCACCGCGTTCCCAGCGCCGGCGCAGAGACTACGCCGACCTCTTTGGTTCCGCCCCGTTCAAAAGCGATCAGGGTAGCCCAGACCGGGATTCCGCGCATGTAGCTGTGGGTGCCGTCGATCGGATCCAGAATCCACCGCGCCGACGAATCCCGGGCCGCGGAATCGTCACCTTCTTCTTCCCCTAGGACGGCGTGCTCCGGGAAACGCTCGGCAATGCGGGCGCGCATCACCGCTTCGGCCTCCACGTCGGCGGGCGTCACGAAGCTGCCGTCCGACTTGCGCGCAATTTCCTGATCGCCGCGGTAGGTCCGCATTGCGATCGCGTCGGCGCAATCGGCAAGTTCGAGCGCGAATGCAAGGATTTCGGCGGTCGAAGTCATTTATCGGGGAAGAGCTCCTGGCGGTCGGCGCCGCAGTAAGCCGCGGCTCCCGAATTCCGGAAAGTCGAGCGCGCCGTCAATCGCCGACGCCGGTCACGTAGAAAGGACTGGTCCAGGCGCAGTTGCAGTCGGACTGGACGATCCGCAGATGGTAGCCGCCGTCGCAAAGATCGGCCGGATCGATCTCCCAGTCGAATTCGACCAGCTCGGGGCCGCCGGACGTGACCCTTTCGATCTGCACCCGACGCTCTATCTCCCCGACCGCGTGGGTATGAACGCAATCTCCCATCCGGTCCAGGTCCAATTCGAATTGGACGCCGCCGGCATCGAATTCGAGCAGGCCGCCGGTATCGGCAAGTTCGAGTTCGACCCCGTCCATGTCGCCCTCGGTGACCGAGGTCCACCTGACCTGGTTTCCGTCGCTGCAATCGATGCCCTCAGCCGGGTGGTCGAAACCCACCCCTTCCACCGAAAGGATCCGGTTCGCCGCCACGCGGGCGCGGCCCGACCAAAGCACCGAGCGGCGGCGGCCGCGGCTGGCGGCGCCGCACCAGGTGACGCGCAGCCGTTTCGAATCGGCGCTGCGGCGCGGCCGCAGCGACTCGAGCGGCTCCCAGTCGCGCAAGAGATCAATGCGCTGGATCGGCGCGGTGCCGTCCACGAACCCGGCAATCGACAAAGGAACGCCCGGAGCCAGCGGCACGTCGGCACCGATCGGGTGGCTATTGGCGTCGGCCGAAACCAGGATTCTGACCCCGGTCGTGCCGTAGCAGCGGCGCTCGCGCAGGGCCTCAAAAATCGCCTCGCGCGATAGCTCGTCGGTCACCACCGCGGCCAGTCCGCCGGTGACGCCGAGCCCGTCCTCGCCGGCTTTCACCGCCGGTCGCGCCGCCCCGGGACGACCGACGTGCACGTCGCTGCCGCACAGATAACCGACTTTGAGCCCGCGCGCGCGGGCGTCGCGGCCCAGCCATTCAAACGTGCCGTGCGCCGAGTGCAGCTCGACGACCGGCTCCAGCGACGGGTCGTGAAAGTCCAGATTGGCGTAGCGCCCGCCGACGTGGGGGACCAGCAGCACGTCCCTTCGCCCGGCGAGCAGTTCGTGCAGTTCGCTGACCGGGCAGGCATCGCCGGCGGCGTCGTCGACTTCGCGCAGCAGGGCGTGCGAGGACCGGTGCAGGGGGCCGGAATCGGCCAGGAAATGGACGTTGCGGTCGCCGCCGGTGGTGGTGTTGCCCGACCACTCCCAGCCGAAGAACGGCACGAAGCGTCCGGGCTGGTGCAGCGCCGCGGTCAGCTGGCCCAGCCGGGCCAGGAACTCGTTGGTTATCTGGAAGTCGTTGGCCTGGTGGCCGACGAATTCGACAAAGGCGTCATCGCGCGCAAACCGGAAGTAATCGGCCGCATCCAGGGTGCCCACCGATTCGCGGCTCTGCCCGTGCATGTCGCCCCAGCGGACCCGCCGACCCCGCGGAAGGCTCTCCAGGACGTGCACCGGGTTCGAGCGCGCCGGGGGCAGCCCGGGCGAACTGGCGCGGAACCTGAGCGTCCCGGCGGCAGGCACCGAGATGCCGCTGACCACCTTCGCGCCCGCGTCGGCGGGGGTGAATTCGATCTCGGCGGGAAGTCCCCGGACCGGCGAATCGGCGGCAATTTCGACCCTGGCGCTGGCCTGCTCGTCGCTGTTGCCCCACTTGTCCACCAGCCGCACGTGCAAAGCGATTGCTTCGCCGCACAGGAACTGCGATCCGCAGCGCAATTCGATCGCGCTGGCGAGATCGCCGAAGACGCCCAGGTAGGGGTGATCGGCGACCGGGAAATAGCGCTGGGCGCCGAAGGGGTCGGCCAGAACCTGGAACTCGGATTGGGGTTCGCGGAAAGTCTGTGCGCGCCGGCCCGGTCCTCCGCCCGAGCGGTCGCCGTAGGTGACCACCACCCGTTCGCCGGGCCGCAGCGAGCCGTTGGCGATCGTCACCTGCAGGGTGCGGCGGAACGGGCGCTCATTCAAGGTCTCAAACCAGGCCAGTTCGACCTCCGCGTCCCCGTCGGTCTCGGCGGTGGTGTACCCCGAGTCGGCGGGACGATCGAATTGCGGCCGCTCCCAGTCGCACACCTGGCGCTCGCAGATCCGGATGTGGGCGCCGTCGTCCATTCCCGCCCTGCCGCAGACGAACGTGACGCGCCAGGTGCCGAACGTGCCGGCGGCCACCGGTTCGCGGGGATCTATCCAGGCGCGGCCCAGCAATTCGCTGTCGAACGGGGCGATGATTCCGGAGAACGGGCGCGAGGCCGCGTCTGCCGGTCGAAGCTGGGGTGGGGGACGCCTAGAATCTGAATTCATAGGGGAATCACTCGATTAGCAGACGGCCATGATCCAAGAAGTTGACCTGCAGCGCGCCAAGGAGCTCATCGGCGAGGGGATTCCGATCGTCGACGTGCGCGAACAGCGTGACTACGATTCGGCACACGTCCCGGGCGCCGTGCACATCCCATTAAACGACATCCTGATGGACACCTCGATCCTGCCCGAGGGCGACATTCTGTTCGTCTGCAACGTCGGCGTGACCAGCCGGGTAGCCTCGGAAATGGCGCTGGCCGCGGGCCGGGCGAACGTTTACAACATGTCAGACGGCACCAAGGGCTGGGTGGCCGAAGGCAACCCCGTCGACTCCGCCTGAGAGGCGCTGATTCGCCCCAAGGCCGGTTCCTCCAACTCCAAATTCGCTCAACCGCCGCGAAAGAAGGCCACTAAAGTGTTCACCCCCGATCAGGTACGCCGCTACAGCCGCCACATGCTCCTGCCCGAAGTGGGGCCGCTGGGCCAGAAAAAGCTGCTGGAAGCTTCGGTGGTCCTCATCGGCGCCGGCGGTCTCGGGTCACCGGCTGCCTATTACCTGGCCGCCGCCGGGGTCGGCAAGCTCGGACTGGTCGATCACGACGTGGTCGAGGATTCCAACCTGCAGCGACAGATCGTGCACGATACCGCCCGCGTCGGCGTGCCCAAGGTCGATTCGGCCCGCCAGACGCTGACCGGACTCAACCCGGACATCGAGGTGATCACCCACGACGAGGTGATCAACTCGGAGAACGCGATGCGGATCATCGCCGACTACGACTACGTCGTAAACGGCTGCGACAACTTCCCTACCCGCTACCTAGTCAACGACGCCTGCGTGCTCCTGGGCAAGACCATGATCGACGGTTCGGTCCTCAAATTCGAGGGCATGGTGTCGGTGTTCGCACCCGGTTGCGGCTGCTACCGCTGCATGTATCCGACTCCGCCACCCCCGGAACTGGCCCCCTCCTGCGCCGAAGCCGGGGTTCTGGGCGTAGTGCCCGGCGTTATCGGCTGCCTGCAGGCGGCCGAGACCATCAAGCTGATCCTGGGCTTGGGCGAATCACTTGAAGGTCGTCTGCTGACCTGGGACGCGCTCGAGATGGAATTTATCGCCTTCAAGACCAAACGCCGGACCGACTGCCCGGTGTGTGGCGACGATCCCGAAATCAAGGAGCTCATCGACTACGAGGAGTTCTGCGGCCTGCCGGCGCCACGCCAGGAGCGGGAGATAGCCGCGGTCGGAGCCGTCTAGCCAGCCGTGATCGAACTGCGCGGGGCCGCCGCGCTGGTTACCGGCGGCGGCACCGGATCGGGCAAAGCCTGCGCCGAGGCATTGGCGGCGGCGGGCGTTTCGGTATGCGTGAACTACTCGCGCTCGGCCGATGACGCCGAAGCCACCGCTGCCGGGATTCGCGACCGCGGCGGAAACGCCTTCGCCCACCGCGCCTCGGTCGCCGACGAGGACCAGGTGCGGGGAATGGTCGAGCGCACGGTGGCCGAATTCGGGCGCCTGGACATCGTCGTCAATTGCGCCGGAATCACCTACTTCGCGCCCCACGATCAGCTGGAGGCGCTTTCCGACGCGCAGTGGGACGAAGTCCTGAAGGTGAACCTGAGCGGCTCGCTTTACGCGATCCGCTGCGCGATCGAACACCTCAAGGCTTCGCCCTGCGGCTGCGTGGTCTCGCTCTCCTCGATCGCCGCGATATCCGGTAGCGGGAGTTCGATCCCCTACGCCGTCTCCAAGGCCGGCCAGATCACGATCACCAAGTCGCTGGCGCGGGCATTCGCGCCGGTCCGCTTCAACGCCATCGCGCCCGGGGTGATCCTGACCCGCTGGGTCGACGGCAAAGACGATTTCGTCGCCAATTACGTCGATCGCACCCTGCTGGGCCGGGCCTGCACCGCCGAGGACATCGGCCACGCCTGCCTGTTCCTGTGCCAGGCGCCCTCGATTACCGGGCAGACGCTCGTTATAGATTCCGGGTTCCTGCTGGGCCAGTAACCAAACTGCTTGACAATCGGCGAATATTTACTCAAGGACCGCCCCCGCGAGATTCGGAACAGCGAATTGGCCATCGCCACCAACGAAACTTCTGAGTGCGACGACCTGGCGTTCGCCGATTCGCGGCGCGCCGAACCGGCCGGTCGGGTCAGGTCCTCCGTGCAACGGCGCGGAATCCGGTGGCCATCCGACATCCAGGTTGTTTTCGACAAGGACCCGGCGGCCCGCAACATATTTGAGGTGCTGCTCTACCAGGGCCTGCACGCGCTGCTTCTGCACCGCCTGGCGCACGCCCTCTACCGACGCGGGATCCCGATCCTGCCGCGGTTGATTTCTCAGATCGCGCGGGTGATCACCGGCGGAATTGAAATCCACCCCGGCGCCAGGATCGGACGGCGGTTCTTCATCGACCACGGGTCCGGCGTGGTGATCGGGGCGACGGCCGAGATCGGGGACGACGTGATGCTCTACCACCAGGTCACCCTCGGGGCCACCGGCTGGTGGAAGGACGTGGGCAACGCGCACGGGCGCCGCCACCCCAAGATCGGTAACTGCGTCACGATTGGATCCGGCGCTTCGGTCCTTGGCCCGGTAACCATCGGCCACAACACCAAGATCGGGGCGATGGCGCTGGTAGTCGAGGACGTGCCGCCGCGCTCGGTGGTGGTGGCCCCGTCGGCCACCTACCTGGTCAAAGAGGGCCTGCGCACCTACGGACTGCGGATGCGTTCGTCCGACGTGCCGCCCGAATACCAGATCTGAGACCTTTCGGCCCCCCGCCGACGATCCTGGCCAAGCGGCACTGAAATGTTGATGTCCAAGCTGTTTGGGCGGACCCTGCGCGAGGATCCCGCCGGGGCGACCTCGGCCTCGCACCGCCTGCTGGTCCGTTCGGCCATGATCCAGCAGCTGGGGACCGGCATCTACTCCTATCTGCCGATCGGCTGGCGCGCGCTGGCCCGCATTGAAGCGATCATCGCCGAGGAGATGGACCGGATCGGCGGACAGCGGATTGAGATGCCGGTGGTCCATCCGGCCGACCTCTGGAAGCAGAGTCGGCGCTGGCACGACGTGGGCCCGGAGATGGTCCGGTTCCGCGACCGCATGGACCATGACATGGTGCTGGCGATGACCCACGAGGAGATAGTCGCCGACCTGGCCGCCGCACACGTTTCCTCCTACCGCGATCTACCCCAGCTCGTATACCAGATCCATACGAAGTTCCGCGACGAACCTCGGTCGCGGGCGGGGTTGATCAGGGTGCGCGAATTTGCGATGAAGGACGCATACAGCCTGCACTGCGACGAGGACGAGATGCGCGCCCTCTACCAGCGGGTAGTTGACGCATACGTGCGGGTGTTCAGGCGCTGCGGAATGGAAACGGTGGTGACCGAATCATCGACCGGCATGATGGGCGGATCAACGGCCCACGAATTCATGCTGCTCGACCCCAGCGGCGAGGACACGATCCTGATCTGCCCCGAATGCCGCTACACCGCCAACCAGGAAGTTGCAATATCGCGTCGGCAGTCCCCCGGCGACGCGGATCCGGAACCGCTGGAGGAAGTCTCGACCCCTGGGACCACCACCATCGAGCAGGTCGCAGACCTATTGGGCGTTGGCGCCGAATCTACCGCCAAGGCGGTCTTCTACGAAGCCGGCGACGAGCTTGTCTTCGCTGTGATCCGGGGTGACCGCGACGTCAACGAGGCCAAACTGGCGGGTCTGCTCAAGTCCCCGGTGGAGCCGGCC
This Chloroflexota bacterium DNA region includes the following protein-coding sequences:
- a CDS encoding serine acetyltransferase, which produces MRWPSDIQVVFDKDPAARNIFEVLLYQGLHALLLHRLAHALYRRGIPILPRLISQIARVITGGIEIHPGARIGRRFFIDHGSGVVIGATAEIGDDVMLYHQVTLGATGWWKDVGNAHGRRHPKIGNCVTIGSGASVLGPVTIGHNTKIGAMALVVEDVPPRSVVVAPSATYLVKEGLRTYGLRMRSSDVPPEYQI
- a CDS encoding proline--tRNA ligase, with product MLMSKLFGRTLREDPAGATSASHRLLVRSAMIQQLGTGIYSYLPIGWRALARIEAIIAEEMDRIGGQRIEMPVVHPADLWKQSRRWHDVGPEMVRFRDRMDHDMVLAMTHEEIVADLAAAHVSSYRDLPQLVYQIHTKFRDEPRSRAGLIRVREFAMKDAYSLHCDEDEMRALYQRVVDAYVRVFRRCGMETVVTESSTGMMGGSTAHEFMLLDPSGEDTILICPECRYTANQEVAISRRQSPGDADPEPLEEVSTPGTTTIEQVADLLGVGAESTAKAVFYEAGDELVFAVIRGDRDVNEAKLAGLLKSPVEPASPETLEKAGIVAGYASPVGVTGVRVVVDHSVADSRNLVGGANKAGFHLRNTNYPRDYQGLEADVGTAREGDGCPHCEGALREARGIELGNTFQLGYDYSKKRGALYLDPDGEPQPFFMCSYGIGVGRILGAAVERWHDKNGMILPPGIAPWDVHIVQLGANEEIEAAAAELVAGLTDRGLQVLHDERNVSAGVKFNDADLLGLPLRVTVSARNLRAEQIEIKPRAAEAAQMVGLDDAVASIADLCGELRGQHRPDRPIWDPVSELDGN